The Deinococcus detaillensis genome contains a region encoding:
- the cutA gene encoding divalent-cation tolerance protein CutA yields the protein MSLVVMVTVPPAGAAELARGLVEHRLAGCVNIVPGLQTVYRWGNEVAEEPETLLIIKTNGERYPELERYIKEHHPYEVPEIVALPVDRSSPEFSQWLNASLSVSS from the coding sequence ATGTCTTTAGTCGTGATGGTCACGGTGCCGCCTGCGGGCGCAGCCGAATTGGCGCGGGGCTTGGTCGAACACCGCTTGGCGGGCTGCGTCAATATTGTGCCGGGTCTGCAAACCGTCTACCGTTGGGGCAACGAAGTGGCCGAGGAACCCGAAACCCTGCTGATCATCAAAACCAACGGTGAGCGCTATCCGGAGCTGGAGCGCTATATCAAAGAACACCACCCTTATGAGGTGCCGGAAATCGTGGCCCTGCCGGTCGACCGCTCCTCGCCGGAGTTTTCGCAATGGCTCAACGCCTCGCTGAGCGTGTCTTCCTGA
- a CDS encoding macro domain-containing protein — protein MPLQLIQGDIAAQRTCALVTAANAQLIGGGGVDGVIHRAAGPGLLHSIRAIGGTPTGSAVITPAFELSSRGVQHIIHAVGPIWRGGESGEAELLAGAYRASLQLATRASCASVSFPAISTGVYGYPLGLACQVALQTIAAYLDEVPELEVRLVLYDRGSFNTAQRLREQLGL, from the coding sequence ATGCCACTTCAACTCATTCAGGGCGACATCGCTGCCCAGCGCACCTGCGCCCTCGTCACGGCGGCCAACGCGCAACTCATCGGCGGCGGCGGCGTGGACGGGGTGATTCACCGGGCGGCGGGGCCGGGGTTGTTGCACTCCATTCGGGCCATCGGCGGCACGCCCACCGGCAGCGCCGTCATCACGCCGGCCTTCGAGCTGAGCAGTCGGGGCGTGCAGCACATCATTCACGCCGTCGGCCCCATCTGGCGCGGCGGCGAGAGCGGTGAAGCGGAATTGCTGGCCGGGGCGTACCGCGCCTCACTACAACTGGCCACGCGGGCGAGCTGCGCCAGCGTGTCGTTTCCGGCCATCAGCACCGGCGTTTACGGCTATCCGCTGGGGCTAGCGTGCCAAGTCGCTCTCCAAACCATCGCGGCTTATCTGGACGAGGTTCCTGAATTGGAAGTGCGGTTGGTGCTGTATGACCGGGGCAGCTTCAACACCGCCCAGCGGCTGCGCGAACAGCTTGGCCTGTAG